One Candidatus Neomarinimicrobiota bacterium DNA segment encodes these proteins:
- a CDS encoding TonB family protein, translated as MITRKNAEVSLKVKYSKVIRISLILALVLNITVIYSVPRQKAEKTEIEQPDVKIENVDIPETQQYEKPPAPSRPSVPVASESEDIAEDVTIEETTFEEFEALEAPPPPPEGPKVKFVAYDEPPQMAGGMAALRRHLKYPEIAQEAGIEGTVIVQAFINKNGDVEEVVIVKGIPKTGLNEAAINAVKKTKWKPAQQRDRAVGVWYSIPIVFRLKNAD; from the coding sequence ATGATTACGCGAAAAAACGCCGAAGTATCGTTAAAAGTCAAATACTCGAAGGTGATCCGTATCTCGCTGATACTGGCTTTGGTACTGAACATCACGGTGATCTATTCGGTCCCGCGGCAGAAGGCAGAAAAGACAGAGATTGAACAGCCTGATGTCAAGATCGAGAACGTTGATATCCCGGAGACACAGCAGTACGAAAAACCTCCGGCGCCATCAAGACCGTCAGTACCTGTCGCATCTGAAAGCGAAGACATTGCTGAGGATGTAACCATCGAAGAGACGACCTTTGAGGAATTTGAAGCACTGGAAGCGCCGCCACCACCGCCGGAAGGGCCGAAGGTTAAGTTTGTAGCCTATGATGAACCGCCGCAGATGGCTGGTGGAATGGCCGCATTACGCCGTCACCTGAAGTATCCTGAAATTGCCCAGGAAGCGGGGATCGAAGGCACGGTAATTGTGCAAGCCTTTATCAATAAAAACGGGGACGTTGAAGAAGTGGTCATCGTGAAAGGTATTCCGAAAACCGGATTGAACGAGGCTGCAATTAATGCGGTGAAAAAGACTAAATGGAAACCGGCCCAGCAGCGTGATCGCGCCGTGGGCGTCTGGTATTCCATTCCAATCGTATTCCGGTTGAAAAATGCGGACTAA